A region of Micromonospora chokoriensis DNA encodes the following proteins:
- the sepH gene encoding septation protein SepH gives MRPVRFVALSEDGHALVLADEVGRLLALPIDERISGALHAEPGAPPLAVAPTAADPTPSLSPRDIQARIRSGESAEDVARIAGVPVDRVLRYAGPVLQERAMLAQHARRTRLKGAEKPTPLAEVVNGRLSQHGIDTEKISWDAYRRDDGTWRIIATWPSGKATAQAVWDLDKTRQQVTPHDDMAQYLCAERPTPILGQEPAPERGGHGLPGPSRGEPSRGGHGLPAASEHPRPGRDPIRAGRDALLASLDRPLGASSGRGLEPRTPAALAGSDAPRQRPVGGGAAALLGGGQGSAFDDDSDAPKEVPAVPSLAVLRPRRTGAAAAAAGGGESTDANGKPRKRLPSWDDVLFGSGPAARESS, from the coding sequence CCGACGAGGTCGGGCGGTTGCTCGCGCTGCCGATCGACGAACGGATCTCCGGCGCGCTGCACGCCGAGCCGGGCGCACCGCCGCTCGCGGTGGCGCCGACCGCGGCCGACCCGACTCCCTCACTGTCCCCTCGGGACATCCAGGCCCGCATCCGCTCCGGCGAGTCCGCCGAGGATGTGGCCCGGATCGCCGGCGTGCCGGTCGACCGGGTGCTGCGATACGCCGGCCCGGTGTTGCAGGAGCGGGCGATGCTCGCGCAGCACGCCCGCCGCACCCGCCTCAAGGGAGCGGAGAAGCCCACCCCGCTCGCCGAGGTGGTCAACGGCCGGTTGAGCCAGCACGGCATCGACACCGAGAAGATCTCGTGGGACGCATACCGGCGTGACGACGGCACCTGGCGGATCATCGCCACCTGGCCGTCCGGCAAGGCCACCGCGCAGGCCGTCTGGGATCTCGACAAGACCCGGCAGCAGGTCACCCCGCACGACGACATGGCGCAATACCTGTGCGCGGAGCGGCCCACGCCGATCCTCGGCCAGGAGCCGGCGCCTGAGCGGGGCGGGCACGGCCTGCCCGGTCCGTCGCGTGGTGAGCCGAGCCGTGGTGGGCACGGCCTGCCGGCGGCCTCCGAGCACCCGCGCCCCGGCCGGGATCCCATCCGGGCCGGCCGCGACGCGCTGCTCGCCTCGCTGGACCGTCCACTCGGCGCGTCGTCCGGCCGTGGGCTGGAGCCACGCACTCCGGCTGCTCTCGCCGGGTCGGACGCCCCCCGGCAGCGGCCGGTCGGTGGGGGCGCCGCCGCGCTGCTCGGCGGCGGCCAGGGGTCGGCCTTCGACGACGACTCGGACGCGCCCAAGGAGGTGCCGGCCGTGCCGTCGCTGGCAGTGCTACGGCCTCGCCGGACGGGCGCCGCGGCGGCGGCTGCCGGCGGTGGCGAGTCCACCGACGCGAACGGCAAGCCGCGTAAGCGGTTGCCCAGCTGGGACGACGTCCTCTTCGGCAGCGGCCCGGCAGCGCGCGAGTCCTCCTGA
- a CDS encoding futalosine hydrolase, translating to MTGLLVVTAVPAEADAVRAGLTDHTVTVTPVGVGPAVAGAATARLLALAEAAGRPYRAVISAGVAGGFTGRAEVGDTVLGTASIAADLGAESPDGFIPVDELGMPPAMLGVGGVLPTDASLLAALRAALPAATTGPVLTVSTVTGTEASTDELRRRHPEAVAEAMEGYGVAVAAAQAGVPFAELRTISNPIGPRDRDAWRLREALAALTTAAPALR from the coding sequence GTGACCGGTCTGCTGGTGGTGACGGCGGTCCCCGCCGAGGCGGACGCGGTCCGCGCCGGCCTGACCGACCACACCGTGACCGTGACGCCGGTCGGCGTGGGCCCGGCTGTCGCCGGCGCCGCCACCGCCCGCCTGCTGGCGCTGGCCGAGGCCGCCGGCCGCCCGTACCGTGCGGTGATCAGCGCCGGCGTCGCCGGTGGCTTCACCGGGCGGGCCGAGGTCGGCGACACCGTGCTCGGCACCGCCAGCATCGCCGCCGATCTGGGTGCCGAGTCACCGGACGGCTTCATCCCCGTCGACGAACTGGGAATGCCGCCGGCGATGCTGGGCGTCGGCGGCGTGCTGCCGACCGACGCGAGCCTGCTGGCGGCGCTGCGGGCCGCACTCCCGGCGGCCACGACCGGGCCGGTGCTCACCGTCAGCACGGTCACCGGCACCGAAGCCAGCACCGACGAGCTACGCCGGAGGCATCCGGAGGCGGTCGCCGAGGCCATGGAGGGGTACGGGGTGGCGGTCGCCGCCGCTCAGGCCGGGGTGCCCTTCGCCGAGCTGCGGACCATCTCCAACCCGATCGGCCCGCGCGACCGAGACGCCTGGCGGCTACGCGAAGCCCTCGCCGCTCTGACCACGGCGGCGCCGGCGCTGCGCTGA
- a CDS encoding MFS transporter, with translation MPSYSRSERSLLGRTVGTGIRAVRLLFRGSVGSGRWVTRRAGRARARGAGGEVGMVRLFDLHALSCAGDTLIAIGLAGTIFFNVPLGEARSKVALYLLVTMVPFAMLAPVVGPLLDHFRHGRRYALAATMLGRAFLAWLISDYIHGFGLYPAAFGVLALSRAYGVARSAAVPRLLPEGLGLSQVGARASVYGTVAGALVAPIGLAAFWFGPQWPLRVASVIFLVGMVISLRLPPKADSEPPERVPRPLRALGRHRGDRPLGRGRPSGRLVIATLIGAATLRAVYGFLLLFLAFAIKKGDLTTVAFGRDLGAEWALGAVGGALAVGTFLATAIGTRLRIHRPAAIQSSSMIIVAGVAVLAVIQFSLVMVALLCLVAALVSGISKLAVDASIQERIPERLRASSFAHSETVLMLAFVAGGGLGLVPFNGRMGIAVAAGVGVLAAIRGVLVAARLRGEKLAGRPLGDDELTGDEPADEPADVAPTSPAPTQATSPRYDDPSLAPPGYHIYRPSSAVGGPGGGADDETRRESPGSVS, from the coding sequence ATGCCGTCGTACTCCCGCTCCGAGCGATCCCTCCTCGGGCGGACGGTCGGCACCGGCATTCGCGCCGTTCGTCTGCTGTTCCGCGGTTCGGTGGGCAGCGGTCGCTGGGTGACCCGCCGGGCCGGTCGGGCCCGGGCCCGGGGCGCCGGCGGCGAGGTCGGCATGGTGCGCCTGTTCGACCTGCACGCGCTCTCCTGCGCCGGTGACACCCTGATCGCCATCGGCCTGGCCGGGACGATCTTCTTCAACGTTCCGCTGGGCGAGGCCCGCAGCAAGGTCGCGCTCTACCTGCTGGTGACCATGGTGCCGTTCGCCATGCTCGCCCCCGTGGTGGGCCCGCTGCTCGACCACTTCCGGCACGGCCGGCGGTACGCGCTGGCCGCGACGATGCTGGGCCGCGCGTTCCTGGCCTGGTTGATCTCCGACTACATCCATGGCTTCGGGCTCTATCCGGCCGCGTTCGGGGTGCTCGCGCTGTCCCGGGCGTACGGCGTGGCCCGGTCCGCGGCCGTGCCTAGGTTGCTGCCCGAAGGTCTCGGTCTGTCCCAGGTGGGAGCCCGGGCCAGTGTGTACGGCACGGTCGCGGGCGCGCTTGTCGCTCCGATCGGGTTGGCCGCGTTCTGGTTCGGGCCGCAGTGGCCGCTGCGCGTCGCGTCGGTGATCTTCCTGGTCGGCATGGTGATCTCCCTGCGCCTGCCGCCGAAGGCCGACTCGGAACCACCGGAGCGGGTTCCCCGGCCACTGCGCGCGCTGGGTCGCCACCGTGGCGACCGACCGCTGGGCCGAGGTCGGCCCAGCGGCCGCCTGGTGATCGCCACGCTGATCGGCGCCGCGACGCTCCGCGCGGTATACGGCTTCCTGCTGCTCTTCCTCGCCTTCGCAATCAAGAAGGGCGACCTGACCACTGTGGCGTTCGGCCGGGATCTGGGCGCCGAGTGGGCGTTGGGGGCGGTCGGCGGCGCACTCGCGGTCGGCACGTTCCTGGCCACCGCCATCGGCACCCGTCTGCGCATCCACCGGCCGGCCGCCATCCAGTCCAGCAGCATGATCATCGTGGCTGGCGTGGCGGTTCTCGCCGTCATCCAGTTCTCACTGGTGATGGTCGCCCTGCTCTGCCTGGTCGCGGCCCTGGTCAGCGGTATATCGAAGCTGGCCGTGGACGCCTCGATCCAGGAGCGCATCCCGGAGCGGCTGCGGGCGAGTTCCTTCGCCCATTCGGAGACGGTGCTGATGCTCGCCTTCGTCGCCGGTGGGGGGCTGGGGCTGGTCCCGTTCAACGGTCGGATGGGCATCGCGGTCGCCGCCGGGGTCGGCGTCCTGGCCGCGATCCGGGGTGTGCTGGTCGCCGCCCGACTGCGGGGCGAGAAGCTGGCCGGCCGACCACTCGGTGACGACGAGCTGACCGGGGACGAGCCGGCCGACGAGCCCGCTGATGTCGCGCCCACCTCGCCGGCCCCGACCCAGGCCACCTCGCCACGGTACGACGACCCGAGCCTCGCTCCTCCCGGCTATCACATCTACCGGCCGTCCTCGGCGGTCGGCGGCCCGGGTGGCGGGGCGGACGACGAGACCCGCCGCGAATCCCCCGGCTCCGTCTCGTGA
- a CDS encoding MFS transporter has product MQAKLSTMFQSLQVRNYRLFASGQLIKLIGVWMMFIAQDWLVLDLSDNSATALGVVTACQFTPVLLLTLFSGRLADRYDKRVLLFVANAFWSLLALGMSVLVLTDLVQLWHVFAFAALLGTANAVETPVRQAFVSELVGTPLLPNALSLNAAVFNSARIVGPAVAGLAIAAFDVGPVFLFTALSSVAPLVNVVRMRTADLHREALLPRDERASAKVVDGLRYVWRRPDLLLPMAVMSVIGMSLFNFQLTLAALAKTVFHTGAASFGLFSTALAVGALGGALSGTGRRSRPSVWLVLGAAIACASFGTLVGLASTYWLVVALLVPTGFFMVFFAQAANQRVQLGVDAAFRGRVMALWVLVFLGTNPVGAPLIGWVAEHFGAGASIWMGGLISLAAALVALTWQLRRSGARLRFRVLPMPRFYVTSADC; this is encoded by the coding sequence GTGCAGGCCAAGCTGAGCACGATGTTCCAGTCCCTACAGGTCCGCAACTACCGCCTCTTCGCATCCGGGCAGCTGATCAAACTGATCGGCGTCTGGATGATGTTCATCGCCCAGGACTGGCTCGTCCTCGACCTCTCCGACAACTCGGCGACCGCGCTCGGCGTGGTGACCGCGTGTCAGTTCACACCGGTGCTGCTGCTCACCCTGTTCTCCGGCAGGCTCGCCGACCGGTACGACAAGCGGGTGCTGCTCTTCGTCGCCAACGCCTTCTGGAGCCTGCTGGCGCTCGGCATGTCCGTGCTGGTCCTCACCGACCTGGTGCAGCTCTGGCACGTCTTCGCCTTCGCCGCACTGCTCGGTACCGCCAACGCCGTGGAGACCCCGGTCCGTCAGGCGTTCGTCTCCGAACTCGTCGGCACGCCCCTGCTGCCCAACGCGCTGTCGCTGAACGCGGCCGTGTTCAACTCGGCGCGGATCGTCGGCCCGGCCGTCGCCGGCCTGGCCATCGCCGCGTTCGACGTCGGCCCGGTGTTCCTCTTCACCGCCCTCAGTTCCGTCGCGCCGCTGGTCAACGTGGTCCGGATGCGCACGGCCGACCTGCACCGCGAGGCCCTGCTGCCGCGCGACGAGCGGGCGTCCGCGAAGGTGGTCGACGGGCTGCGGTACGTGTGGCGTCGCCCCGACCTGCTGCTGCCGATGGCTGTCATGTCGGTGATCGGCATGTCGTTGTTCAACTTCCAGCTCACCCTGGCCGCGCTGGCGAAGACGGTCTTCCACACCGGTGCCGCCTCCTTCGGCCTGTTCAGCACGGCGCTGGCGGTTGGCGCGCTCGGCGGTGCTCTGAGCGGCACCGGTCGGCGCAGCCGGCCGTCGGTCTGGCTGGTCCTCGGTGCGGCGATCGCCTGCGCCAGCTTCGGCACCCTGGTCGGTCTCGCCTCGACGTACTGGCTGGTCGTGGCCCTGCTGGTGCCGACCGGCTTCTTCATGGTCTTCTTCGCCCAGGCCGCCAACCAGCGGGTCCAGTTGGGTGTGGACGCGGCCTTCCGAGGCCGTGTGATGGCGCTGTGGGTGCTGGTGTTCCTGGGCACCAACCCGGTCGGCGCGCCGCTGATCGGCTGGGTCGCGGAACACTTCGGCGCCGGCGCCAGCATCTGGATGGGTGGGCTGATCTCGCTGGCCGCCGCGCTCGTCGCCCTCACCTGGCAGCTGCGCCGCTCCGGCGCCCGGCTGCGTTTCCGGGTGCTGCCGATGCCCCGCTTCTACGTCACGTCCGCCGACTGCTGA
- a CDS encoding alpha/beta hydrolase: MTISTSSTWTGMVPVDDTALAVTDTGGPGIPVIYLNGQFATQGYWRRVIAELGADFRHISYDERARGRKSKRSADYSFEAAVRDVDAVLAARGVDQAMVVGWSYGAVVGAHWANRNPERALGVVLVDGAFPSDWLDEAIEQRIRKLFRRLNLFMPLLRPTGLTPRMNAEQMANSNIELGRLSRASELGPVLDAIAVPVRYVVASGASLGSRGDEQEKIRADLDTTIARNPHIRIAAKVTSNHGAILKKDFRAVAEAVREVAAPHQKHDRQSV; the protein is encoded by the coding sequence ATGACCATCTCCACCAGCTCGACCTGGACCGGCATGGTGCCGGTCGACGACACGGCCCTGGCCGTCACCGACACCGGCGGTCCCGGAATCCCCGTGATCTACCTCAACGGCCAGTTCGCCACCCAGGGCTACTGGCGGCGGGTCATCGCCGAACTGGGCGCAGATTTCCGGCACATCAGCTACGACGAGCGGGCCCGCGGCAGGAAGTCGAAACGCTCGGCAGACTACTCGTTCGAGGCCGCCGTGCGGGATGTCGACGCCGTCCTCGCAGCCCGGGGCGTCGACCAGGCGATGGTGGTGGGCTGGTCGTACGGGGCGGTCGTCGGCGCGCACTGGGCCAACCGGAACCCGGAGCGGGCGCTCGGGGTGGTCCTGGTCGACGGCGCTTTCCCATCCGACTGGCTCGACGAGGCGATAGAGCAGCGGATCAGGAAACTGTTCCGGCGGCTGAACCTGTTCATGCCGCTGCTACGCCCGACCGGTCTGACCCCACGGATGAACGCCGAACAGATGGCGAACAGCAACATCGAGCTGGGCAGGCTCTCCCGTGCGAGCGAGCTGGGCCCGGTGCTCGACGCCATCGCCGTTCCGGTGCGGTACGTGGTCGCCTCCGGGGCGTCGCTGGGCAGCCGGGGCGACGAGCAGGAGAAAATCCGTGCCGATCTCGACACGACCATCGCCCGCAACCCGCACATCCGCATCGCGGCGAAGGTCACCAGCAACCACGGCGCAATCCTCAAGAAGGACTTCCGAGCGGTTGCCGAGGCCGTCCGCGAGGTCGCCGCGCCGCACCAGAAGCACGACCGGCAGTCGGTGTAG
- a CDS encoding DUF4097 family beta strand repeat-containing protein, with amino-acid sequence MKTFDTPTPISAVLDIPAGRVQVIAADRSDTTVEVLPTDPAKNRDSRAAERTTVTYADGVLRITAATPGNALLGPSGSLQVTVRLPADSRIQATSAAAELRSVGRLADITFDGAYRQIKIDEAASVRLTAIDGDVEIGRLNGPAEISTARGDIRITEAVHGTVVLRTQSGDISVTAAAGVSAALDGGTGSGRITNSLRNDGSTTLDIRATTSYGDITARSR; translated from the coding sequence ATGAAGACCTTCGACACCCCCACCCCGATCTCCGCCGTCCTGGACATCCCCGCCGGGCGCGTTCAGGTCATCGCCGCCGACCGCTCCGACACCACCGTCGAGGTGCTGCCCACCGACCCCGCCAAGAACCGTGACAGCAGGGCCGCTGAGCGGACCACCGTCACGTACGCCGACGGCGTCCTGAGGATCACGGCCGCGACGCCCGGCAACGCCCTCCTCGGCCCGTCCGGATCCCTGCAGGTCACCGTCCGGCTGCCCGCCGACTCCCGCATCCAGGCCACGTCCGCCGCCGCCGAGCTTCGTAGCGTCGGACGCCTCGCCGACATCACCTTCGACGGCGCGTACCGCCAGATCAAGATCGATGAGGCGGCGAGCGTCCGCCTCACCGCGATCGACGGCGACGTCGAGATCGGCCGGCTCAACGGACCCGCCGAGATCAGCACCGCACGGGGCGACATCCGGATCACCGAAGCCGTGCACGGCACCGTCGTGCTGCGTACTCAGTCCGGCGACATCTCGGTCACCGCCGCCGCCGGTGTGTCGGCCGCCCTGGACGGGGGCACCGGCTCCGGCCGGATCACCAACTCCCTCAGGAACGACGGGAGCACCACACTCGACATCCGGGCTACCACCTCGTACGGCGACATCACCGCCCGCAGCCGCTGA
- a CDS encoding NCS2 family permease, protein MAVAPPENGTPPNPAQPRNGFDRFFEISARGSTMSREVRGGLATFFTMAYIVVLNPLILGGAVDGDGKSLPIPALAAATALVAGLMTILMGVVGRFPLALAAGLGVNALVAYEIAPEMTWADAMGLVVIEGVIIAVLVLTGLRTAVFRAVPTQMKTAIGVGIGLFLTIIGLVDAGFVRRIPDEANTTVPVGLGIGGKLVSWPMLVFVVGLLITLVLVVRRVRGAILIGILASTVLAVIVEAIGNIGPSFVNGQPNPKGWSLNVPELPKTVVDLPDLSLLGTFNVLDSWGRAGWVVVLMFVFTLLITDFFDTMGTMVAVGQEGGLLDERGTPPRAKEILLVDSIAAAAGGAASTSSNTSYIESAAGVAEGARTGVANLVTGVLFLLAMFLAPLVVIVPFEAASTALVVVGFLMMTAVRTIDWSDYEIAIPAFLTIVLMPFTYSISNGIGAGLITFVVVKLAKGKAREIHPLLYGVAALFVLYFLRGPIESLVL, encoded by the coding sequence ATGGCAGTAGCGCCGCCCGAGAACGGCACACCTCCCAACCCCGCTCAACCGCGTAATGGCTTCGACCGGTTCTTCGAGATCTCCGCCCGTGGCTCGACGATGAGCCGCGAGGTACGCGGTGGCCTGGCGACCTTCTTCACGATGGCGTACATCGTGGTGCTCAACCCGCTGATCCTGGGTGGTGCCGTCGACGGTGACGGCAAGTCCCTCCCGATTCCCGCGCTGGCTGCCGCCACCGCGCTGGTCGCCGGTCTGATGACGATCCTGATGGGTGTCGTCGGCCGGTTCCCGTTGGCGCTGGCCGCTGGTCTGGGTGTCAACGCGTTGGTGGCGTACGAGATCGCCCCCGAGATGACCTGGGCTGACGCGATGGGCCTGGTGGTGATCGAGGGTGTGATCATCGCGGTGCTGGTGTTGACCGGTCTGCGGACTGCTGTGTTCCGCGCGGTGCCGACCCAGATGAAGACCGCGATCGGTGTGGGCATCGGTCTGTTCCTGACCATCATCGGCCTGGTCGACGCGGGGTTCGTCCGGCGGATCCCGGACGAGGCCAACACCACCGTCCCGGTCGGCCTGGGCATCGGCGGCAAGCTGGTGAGCTGGCCGATGCTGGTCTTCGTGGTGGGCCTGCTGATCACGCTGGTGCTGGTGGTCCGCCGGGTGCGGGGCGCGATCCTGATCGGCATCCTCGCCTCGACGGTGCTGGCGGTGATCGTGGAGGCGATCGGCAACATCGGCCCGTCGTTCGTCAACGGTCAACCCAACCCGAAGGGTTGGTCGCTGAACGTGCCGGAGTTGCCGAAGACGGTCGTGGACCTGCCCGACCTGTCGCTGCTCGGCACGTTCAACGTGCTCGACTCGTGGGGTCGGGCCGGCTGGGTCGTCGTGTTGATGTTCGTCTTCACGCTGCTGATCACGGACTTCTTCGACACCATGGGCACGATGGTGGCCGTCGGCCAGGAGGGTGGCCTGCTCGATGAGAGGGGCACCCCACCTCGGGCCAAGGAGATCCTGCTCGTCGACTCGATCGCCGCTGCGGCCGGTGGCGCGGCCAGCACGTCCAGCAACACGTCGTACATCGAGAGTGCCGCCGGTGTCGCGGAGGGCGCCCGGACCGGTGTGGCCAACCTGGTCACCGGCGTGCTGTTCCTGCTGGCGATGTTCCTGGCGCCGCTGGTGGTGATCGTGCCGTTCGAGGCGGCCTCGACGGCCCTGGTGGTGGTCGGTTTCCTGATGATGACCGCGGTGCGGACGATCGACTGGTCCGACTACGAGATCGCCATTCCGGCGTTCCTCACCATCGTGTTGATGCCGTTCACGTACTCGATCTCCAACGGGATCGGCGCCGGCCTGATCACCTTCGTGGTGGTCAAGTTGGCGAAGGGCAAGGCCCGCGAGATCCACCCGCTGCTGTACGGGGTGGCCGCGTTGTTCGTGCTGTACTTCCTGCGCGGGCCGATCGAGTCCCTGGTGCTCTGA
- a CDS encoding helix-turn-helix domain-containing protein has translation MPGGRLSQQERQQIALGLGDSLPYAEIARRINRPTSTVTREVMRNGGPTAYRADLAHRATERRAHRRRQVSAGAESVLQPRGRDAEAVAEYEETFTTVLMASGLTKMAARVLTCLYTTDAGSLTASQLAQRLQVSPASISKAITFLEGQSLVRRERDERRRDRYLVDDELFYQATITSARANDQLVETARRGVALLGPHTPAAARLENIARFLDFISESMVRAAEQAREILHTRAERTTGDAARPRPGQG, from the coding sequence ATGCCGGGAGGCAGGCTCAGCCAGCAGGAACGCCAGCAGATCGCGCTGGGGCTGGGCGACAGCCTCCCCTACGCGGAGATAGCGCGGCGGATCAACCGTCCCACCTCGACGGTCACGCGGGAGGTCATGCGCAACGGCGGCCCCACCGCGTACCGCGCCGATCTGGCCCACCGCGCCACCGAACGCCGCGCCCACCGGCGCAGGCAGGTCTCCGCCGGTGCGGAGTCGGTTCTCCAACCGCGTGGACGGGACGCCGAGGCGGTTGCCGAATACGAGGAAACCTTCACCACAGTCCTCATGGCGTCGGGCCTGACCAAGATGGCGGCCCGCGTGCTGACCTGCCTGTACACCACCGACGCGGGCAGCCTCACCGCCTCCCAGCTCGCCCAGCGGCTCCAGGTCAGCCCGGCGTCGATCTCCAAAGCGATCACGTTCCTGGAAGGCCAGAGCCTGGTCCGCCGGGAACGCGACGAACGTCGCCGCGACCGCTACCTCGTCGACGACGAGCTCTTCTACCAGGCCACCATCACCAGCGCCCGCGCCAACGACCAGCTCGTGGAGACAGCGCGGCGGGGCGTCGCCCTGCTCGGCCCGCACACCCCCGCCGCGGCCCGCCTGGAGAACATCGCCCGCTTCCTCGACTTCATCAGCGAGAGCATGGTCCGCGCCGCCGAACAGGCCCGCGAGATCCTCCACACCAGAGCGGAGAGGACAACCGGCGACGCTGCCCGACCACGTCCCGGCCAGGGATGA
- a CDS encoding DUF3027 domain-containing protein — MGNNGRVTRPASTRAARLDQVCAAAVEVARAGITEVDADDVGDHLQVVAEGERLVTHYFECRLAGYRGWRWAVTVTRVSRSKKVTICETVLLPGPDALLAPGWLPWQERLKPGDLGPGDLLPTPPDDDRLVPGYLLSDDPAVEETAWELGLGRARVFSREGRMEAAQRWYDGDHGPDAPISAAAPAAARCGSCGFYLPLAGAMRQAFGACGNFFAPDDGRVVSADHGCGAHSETLIEAAETAVEELPTVYDDSAVEAMSVSRAPGSVENAEPAEPYGHS; from the coding sequence ATGGGGAACAATGGTCGGGTGACCAGGCCCGCCTCCACCCGTGCCGCCCGTCTCGACCAGGTCTGCGCCGCCGCCGTCGAGGTGGCCCGTGCTGGCATCACCGAGGTCGACGCCGACGATGTCGGTGACCACCTGCAGGTTGTGGCCGAAGGTGAACGGTTGGTCACCCATTACTTCGAATGCCGCCTCGCTGGTTACCGGGGTTGGCGGTGGGCGGTCACCGTCACCCGGGTGTCGCGCAGCAAGAAGGTGACCATCTGCGAGACGGTGCTGCTGCCCGGGCCCGACGCGCTGCTCGCGCCCGGTTGGCTGCCCTGGCAGGAGCGTCTCAAGCCGGGCGACCTGGGTCCAGGTGACCTGCTGCCGACTCCGCCCGACGACGACCGGCTGGTCCCCGGTTACCTGCTCTCCGACGACCCGGCGGTCGAGGAGACCGCGTGGGAGTTGGGCCTCGGGCGGGCGCGGGTGTTCTCCCGCGAGGGCCGCATGGAGGCGGCGCAGCGCTGGTACGACGGCGACCACGGCCCCGACGCTCCGATCTCCGCCGCCGCGCCAGCCGCTGCCCGTTGCGGCAGTTGCGGTTTCTACCTGCCGTTGGCCGGTGCGATGCGGCAGGCCTTCGGTGCGTGCGGCAACTTCTTCGCCCCCGACGACGGCCGGGTGGTGAGCGCCGACCACGGTTGCGGCGCGCACTCCGAGACGCTCATCGAGGCGGCCGAGACCGCCGTCGAAGAACTACCCACGGTGTACGACGACAGCGCGGTGGAGGCCATGTCGGTCAGCCGTGCCCCCGGCTCGGTGGAGAACGCCGAGCCGGCGGAGCCGTACGGGCACTCCTGA
- the thpR gene encoding RNA 2',3'-cyclic phosphodiesterase: MRLFVAVDPSVAAVNHLGARLTGLRVTAAAAAGVDVRLAEPAHLHVTVAFLGAVEAARLVEVESTLGLATAWFRDGRDAPPRLSLGGGGRFGEGRSTVLWVDLRGDVEALHVLAGEIRARLRHAGLPYDEKPFRPHLTVARPGDRMTPADVEADRANLDDYQGPEWPVPELLLVRSHLDARPARYERLAAWPL, from the coding sequence GTGCGGCTGTTCGTCGCGGTCGACCCGTCCGTTGCGGCGGTCAACCATCTCGGCGCTCGGCTGACCGGGCTGCGCGTCACGGCGGCGGCCGCCGCCGGTGTCGACGTCCGGCTCGCCGAGCCGGCCCACCTGCATGTCACAGTGGCCTTCCTCGGTGCGGTCGAGGCCGCCCGGCTGGTCGAGGTGGAGAGCACGCTCGGGCTGGCCACCGCGTGGTTCCGGGACGGCCGCGACGCCCCGCCCCGGCTGAGTCTGGGCGGCGGCGGCCGGTTCGGCGAGGGTCGGTCCACGGTGCTCTGGGTGGACCTACGGGGTGACGTCGAGGCCCTGCACGTGCTGGCCGGGGAGATCCGGGCCCGACTGCGGCACGCCGGGCTGCCGTACGACGAGAAGCCGTTCCGGCCGCACCTCACCGTCGCCCGGCCCGGCGACCGGATGACCCCGGCCGATGTCGAGGCCGACCGGGCGAACCTCGACGACTATCAGGGCCCGGAGTGGCCGGTGCCCGAGCTGCTGCTGGTGCGCAGCCACCTCGACGCGCGGCCGGCACGCTACGAGCGACTCGCCGCCTGGCCGCTCTGA
- a CDS encoding DUF2530 domain-containing protein — MPNEQPPRPAPLDPPMVPFALAGLIAWAVAGLVLLIFFRGWLTDNGHQNWLWTCLAGFLWGFPGLAVMMRHDANRRRRRAR, encoded by the coding sequence ATGCCGAACGAGCAGCCCCCGCGGCCCGCGCCGCTGGACCCGCCGATGGTGCCGTTCGCCCTCGCCGGGTTGATCGCGTGGGCGGTGGCCGGGCTGGTCCTGCTGATCTTCTTCCGGGGTTGGCTGACCGACAACGGTCACCAGAACTGGCTCTGGACCTGCCTCGCCGGTTTCCTGTGGGGCTTCCCGGGGCTCGCCGTCATGATGCGGCACGACGCCAACCGACGCCGACGCCGCGCGCGCTGA
- a CDS encoding MarR family winged helix-turn-helix transcriptional regulator, producing MMERTVTAERVPPARLAPQLRDAITRLNRRVRQARPVGDLTVTQVSALTSLRLAGALTPRELADVERVQPPTMTKIVGKLEDRGLVRRTPHPTDGRQVILAATEGGQAVLDQFERARDEWLAHRLAALDEDERETLQRAAQILQQLARA from the coding sequence GTGATGGAGCGGACGGTGACGGCGGAACGCGTGCCACCGGCGCGACTGGCTCCCCAGTTGCGTGATGCGATCACCCGACTCAACCGGCGGGTCCGCCAGGCCCGACCGGTCGGCGACCTCACAGTCACCCAGGTCTCCGCGCTCACCAGCCTGCGGCTGGCGGGCGCGCTGACGCCCAGGGAACTGGCCGACGTCGAGCGGGTGCAGCCACCGACGATGACCAAGATCGTCGGAAAGTTGGAGGACCGCGGCCTCGTGCGGCGGACACCCCACCCGACCGACGGCCGGCAGGTCATCCTCGCGGCGACCGAAGGGGGGCAGGCCGTGCTCGACCAGTTCGAGCGGGCCCGCGACGAATGGCTGGCCCACCGGCTGGCCGCGCTCGACGAGGACGAACGGGAGACCCTGCAGAGGGCCGCCCAGATTCTCCAGCAGCTCGCTCGCGCCTGA